The nucleotide sequence CCGCGCAGCCGCGCCCAGATCCCTGATCGTCTCGGGGTGCGGAATCCCGGTGGCCAACGTCAAGCCATACGCCCCCGCCTTGCGCGCGAGCTTCATCCAGTCGACCCGCCTCAAGACCTTCTTCGCCTGCTCGGCGACCTTCTGCGACGTGGGGCGCTTGTGACGCAGCTCCTCAACGATCGTTTCGATCAGGACCGCCTTCGCGTCTTCGAAGCCCTGGAACAGCCAGCCGTTGAACCGTACACAGAGCACGCGGTCGTCGTCGGAAAACGTCTCCTCCACCATCATGAGGACGCTGGATTTGCCGGCACCCCAGTCGCCGTGGACGCCGACGCTCAAGGGTTCGTCCGACTTCTCGTTCACCAGACGGACTACCGTCTTGGCGATCGCCTCGTAGTACAGAAGATCGACCGCCGTCTCATTGTCGGCGACGATCATCTGTCGAGCCTCACACGCAACCGTCTCGCGCGCTCTGAACCGCCCCGGGTTTACCGGAGACTCGTGGGTTTGAGTCATGCCACTTTGGCAGACCCGTCGATTGTGTCATAGAAGTTGGCTTCAGCCTCGGCCGGCGGCATATCACCGATCGGCTCGAACAGCCGCTGATTATTGAACCAGTCGACCCAGTCCAGCACCGCGAACTCGACGGCGGCAAGGTGAGGCCACGGCCCGTCGTGCTGACGGATGACTTCCGTCTTGAACAGGCCGATCACGGTCTCGGCCAGCGCGTTATCGTATGAACTGCCGACGCGGCCGGCCGACGGGGTGATACCGACATCCGCCAGGCGTTCGCTATAGCGAATTGACAGGTATTGCACCCCGCGGTCGGTGTGCTGAATCAGGCGCTGGCCGGGTTGCCGGTCATGGATGGCCTGCTCGAGCGCGTCGAGCACGAGGCCCGTGTTGGGGGCGCTCGAAACGCGCCAGCCGACAATGCGACGCGCGAACGCATCGATAACAAACGCTGCATAAACAAAGCCGTGCCGGGTCGGGCAGTACGTAAAATCGGCCACCCAGAGCCGATCGGGTCGGGCGGCTGTGAAGTCACGCTGGACGTGGTCGCCCGGGCTCGGTTGGTTGGGGTCGGAAGTGGTCGTTTTCGGCGTGCGCCCGCGCACAGCGCCTTGCAAGCCCATCTGACGCATCAGACGCTCGACCGTGCACCGAGCCACCGACCAACCCTCACGCTGCAACTGCAGCCAGACTTTGCGGGCGCCATAGACGCAACGATTGGCCTCCCAGGCCTGCTGGATGGCGTCGCTCAAGACCCTCTCACGTCGGTCCCGCTTCGAACGGCGAGCCGGGTCGGTTTGCCGGGCCTTGGCGGCATAGTAGGTCGACGGTGCGATCGGCAGCACACGGCAGATCGGCCCGACACCGTAGACCCGGCGATAATCGTCGATGAACGTCACCATCACTTGTGTCGGCGGTCGAGCTCCGCCTGGGCAAAATAGGCCGAAGCCTTGCGCAGGATCTCATTGGCCCGTTTCAACTCACGGTTCTCACGCTCAAGCGCCTTGATGCGCTCGCGCTCTTCCGTGCTCTGGCCATTGCGCAGCCCGCGGTCCCGTTCGGCCTGGCGAACCCAACTGCGCAGCGTCTCGGGCGTACAGCCGATCTTGCCGGCGATCGAACCGATCGCCGCCCACTGCGAGCTGTAGTCCGCCTGATGCTCAAAGACCATGCGAACCGCTCGTTCACGGACTTCCGGGGAATAAGGTTTCCGCTGTTTCATGCTCCAATTCTCTCAAGAGTTGGAGTCTCCAGCATTCCCGGGGCGGTTCACTCCTGAAATGCGGCCTCACCACCCTCGAGAACGTCGCAAACCTCCTTCCTGATCTCTGCGTTTTCAAGGCCTCCGGATCGATAGGTGATTGGCGGCAATGCTTCATGGGGATGCGGACCAGCTTCCGCGATGATGATCTGATCGGCATCGGTATTGATCACAAGATTCGCGTTGTGCGTGACCATGATTACCTGGCGATGTGACTTGGCTTCAATGAACAGCTGCACCAATTCGTCGAAGACCGATTTGGGGTCCAGATTCTCTTCCGGCTGGTCAATGAGAAGTGGCCGATCATCCTTGTCGTCCAGACCCAGGTAGAGAAGCAAAAGGACAATCCCTCGCGTTCCCGGCGAAAGCTTCCGGATGTCGACACCGTCGTACTCGATGCCGTACCGGATATCGATATGGTCCGTACCGAACAGCCACTGAGCGAAACGCTTCGACCATGTGCGAAACTCTGCCTGGTCAGTTCGCGCCACTGGCGAATGATCCAGCAAGTCCTTCTGGTAAAGCCGTCGGAACTCAGCCATCGCTGCGGTCACCGCAGCAGAATCCCCGGTTTCCCAAGCATCTCGCAGCACCTCGTTGGCTTTTTGCTGAAGCGTCCCTTTTCCACGGAAGGCACCGGTCTTTCTCAGATCAATAAGGCCATCTTCAGCCCCCTCTGCCCATCGCTCCACATCTGCAATGCGTGTGACAGAGAAAGAGAGCTTTTTCAGAGTTCCTGAAGATGCGGTAAGCCGCGCCATCAACGGCGCGTAAAGCTCCTCCAGAACCGATTGCTCAGCGACGAGCGCATCGAACGCCCTGCCATAGGCTGCCTCACGATCCGCCTGCAGTTGGCGAGCGCGGTCCTTGGCTCCTTTGGCGTCATTCAACTTTCCCGTTAACGTTTGTAGTGCCGCGGTCTCGGTCGTGATGTTTTTGGAGAGCGCGGCATAGCGGCGTTGTGCGTCCTTGTCGGCATTGACCAGCTTCTCCAGCCGCGCCATCTCCGCTTCCAGCACCGCCTGTGTAAGTGTGCTGAGATCAGTGTCATCGGGGAAACAGGCAGTGTTCGGGTCACCCGGCGGCGGTGCTGTTCCCTTGAGCTTGGTGATCTCGCCATCGACCCATTTCACATAGCTTGTGAGATTGTCATCGACCGGCCCCGTATAGTCGATCAGGAACGCGGCCCATTGGTCTTCTGACATTCCGCTGTGCTCATGGCGCGCCTGGGCTTGCCGAAGCTCCTCGGGCGCCTGGTTTCGGCGCATGTCTTTCACTTCGTCCTGCATGGCGAGAAACGTCTGCCGCTGCCCCGTGAGTTGACGAAGCTTTGCTCGGACTTGATTGGCGGCACCGGCCAAGTCCGTATGTCTCTGTGCTCTCTTCTCACTACCTTTCGATACCAGCTTGGCACGGTCGGCCGTATAGGCGTCCACCAGCTTCTTCTTCTTCGCCACCTCTGCCTCGTAGCTAGCGACGAGTTTCTCCTTCTCCAGTTCTGTGCTGATGCGATCAGAAATCTGGGCAACTGCTTCAGCCTCCCTGGCGCGAGCGAGGCGATGCCTTGATGCGCGCTGCTCCAACAACTCGGCAAAGTTCAACGCACCATCTCGGGCATCGTCGGAATGCGCCTCGAAAATCACGCGTTCGATTTCACGGAGGAGTCCGTCTGTCAGCCCGTTTGAGGAACAGAGCTCTTCGACAAACTGCTGAGACAGATACCGCACGCGTTCGTAGCTGGCCGGCCCGTTGGCGTCCGAACCATCAAGCGCGCGCGTCTCGGATTCTCCAGCCGCCCACTTCACCTCGACTTTTGCGTCTCCGACAAGCGGGCGTGCCCGGACGAGAAAGGATGGATTTGCCCACTCGTCAGCCTTCCAGGCCTCCTCCGGGATCGAGTCGCAGCCGGCCGCGATCATGTCCGCCAGTGCTGTTTTTCCGGATCCACGGGCTCCGATAATTGCGACCAAACCCGGATTGAGCGGTATAGCAGGCGTCTTTATCCACGACGCGTCTAGAACTTCGATCCCGGAAATCACTTGAGAAGGCGTTGCGGACGCCGGCGGTTCGCTCCCAACATGCGCACGGTCCGCAGGATCGATACATGCCTGGCGCAGCGAGTCGAATTCGAGCCCACCCTTGATCCAAGAGAAGCGATCTCCGAACGGAGAAGCGACACTCTCAAGATCATGAGCATCGCTTCCATGAAGACAAGGCTTGAGACCACCATACATCTTACGAACTTCATCGGCAGACATCGAAGGCTTGCGGCCCAACCAGAATTCCCGCTGAGCCTCACTGCTAGCGAATATCACGTGGGCAAAGCCTTCGATCTCGCGCCGGATGGTTTGATCGGCGGCCTCTCGGACACCCGATGTTCCGTCGGTTGATCCGCCTGCCACGCCGATCAAAATGTTCTTTTTCGCCCAACCGCTCTCGGCATACACTTCCCGCAGTTGTTGGAAGTTGACCTTGAACTGACTCACTCCATAGGCAAGTGCGGCGCCATCGTCGGCGATGTTTGGGTCTGCCTTCTTCCCCAGCCTAATCAGATCGGCACGCGTGCAATCGAAGCGATCCTGCATTGCGTTGAACTGCAAGCGTGACAATAGCCGTTGCAGCTCATCGATGTGCTGTGGATCTTCGGGGCTCACAAACAGGTGCAAGTTGACGAAGCCGCCCTTTAAAGTTGCGACATCGAGCCTTACCTCCACATTGGGAAAGATGAGTGTGGCGTCCGGGAGTCTTCCCGCATCCCGGTGTCGCAAGACTTCCCGATAGGTGTCGGTGACGTAGTAGTCGGTGACGGCGATCGCCTCGATGACTGGGGTCGCCTGTTCAAGCGCCGAGAGGTAGTCCTCCCATGCATTTGGCCCGCTGAACTGGTTGTTCATGACGGTGCCGGGTGCATGGATATGCGGTTCCCACCTCCGCCATTCCGATCCGCGATTCAGCATAAGCCCCTCTCCCTTTTTTTATTTCCGAGTTTTTCAGCGCCATTTCCGCTTTGCCACTATTGATCCAGTTCGTTTTCCCGATTGGCCCGCGGCATTAAAAACCCAGAAATCTCCTCAAGAACTTGTGCGAGAGGTCCGGGATCAATTGCAACATCCTCGAC is from Salinisphaera sp. LB1 and encodes:
- a CDS encoding IS3 family transposase (programmed frameshift) gives rise to the protein MKQRKPYSPEVRERAVRMVFEHQADYSSQWAAIGSIAGKIGCTPETLRSWVRQAERDRGLRNGQSTEERERIKALERENRELKRANEILRKASAYFCPGGARPPTQVMVTFIDDYRRVYGVGPICRVLPIAPSTYYAAKARQTDPARRSKRDRRERVLSDAIQQAWEANRCVYGARKVWLQLQREGWSVARCTVERLMRQMGLQGAVRGRTPKTTTSDPNQPSPGDHVQRDFTAARPDRLWVADFTYCPTRHGFVYAAFVIDAFARRIVGWRVSSAPNTGLVLDALEQAIHDRQPGQRLIQHTDRGVQYLSIRYSERLADVGITPSAGRVGSSYDNALAETVIGLFKTEVIRQHDGPWPHLAAVEFAVLDWVDWFNNQRLFEPIGDMPPAEAEANFYDTIDGSAKVA
- a CDS encoding TrlF family AAA-like ATPase produces the protein MLNRGSEWRRWEPHIHAPGTVMNNQFSGPNAWEDYLSALEQATPVIEAIAVTDYYVTDTYREVLRHRDAGRLPDATLIFPNVEVRLDVATLKGGFVNLHLFVSPEDPQHIDELQRLLSRLQFNAMQDRFDCTRADLIRLGKKADPNIADDGAALAYGVSQFKVNFQQLREVYAESGWAKKNILIGVAGGSTDGTSGVREAADQTIRREIEGFAHVIFASSEAQREFWLGRKPSMSADEVRKMYGGLKPCLHGSDAHDLESVASPFGDRFSWIKGGLEFDSLRQACIDPADRAHVGSEPPASATPSQVISGIEVLDASWIKTPAIPLNPGLVAIIGARGSGKTALADMIAAGCDSIPEEAWKADEWANPSFLVRARPLVGDAKVEVKWAAGESETRALDGSDANGPASYERVRYLSQQFVEELCSSNGLTDGLLREIERVIFEAHSDDARDGALNFAELLEQRASRHRLARAREAEAVAQISDRISTELEKEKLVASYEAEVAKKKKLVDAYTADRAKLVSKGSEKRAQRHTDLAGAANQVRAKLRQLTGQRQTFLAMQDEVKDMRRNQAPEELRQAQARHEHSGMSEDQWAAFLIDYTGPVDDNLTSYVKWVDGEITKLKGTAPPPGDPNTACFPDDTDLSTLTQAVLEAEMARLEKLVNADKDAQRRYAALSKNITTETAALQTLTGKLNDAKGAKDRARQLQADREAAYGRAFDALVAEQSVLEELYAPLMARLTASSGTLKKLSFSVTRIADVERWAEGAEDGLIDLRKTGAFRGKGTLQQKANEVLRDAWETGDSAAVTAAMAEFRRLYQKDLLDHSPVARTDQAEFRTWSKRFAQWLFGTDHIDIRYGIEYDGVDIRKLSPGTRGIVLLLLYLGLDDKDDRPLLIDQPEENLDPKSVFDELVQLFIEAKSHRQVIMVTHNANLVINTDADQIIIAEAGPHPHEALPPITYRSGGLENAEIRKEVCDVLEGGEAAFQE